tcatcctgcTGGTGGACGGTGATTGTTCGCCAACGTGACCACGGACTGGCAGCTGGTCCTTCCCCACTGGATCATCTGCTTTACCCACTGCCCTCCATCTGTGTGACATTCTGTCCTTCACTGCCCTACTACATCCCTTTATCCCTCCTTCATTTACACCCTCTTCCTTTCATTCCTATCATTCCCTTTTCCTTCCcttgtttcccttttttctcttttatattttatactaATTCTTTCTTTGGGAATCTCTACCCACATGGTATTCTCTTCTTTTACTCCCTTACGTTGCTCCCTCCATTCTTACATCAACCTTCATTTCAACTTCCAAttcattctttattttattcatccCTTCGTTTATATTTCAACTcaaatgtctttctttctttctttctttctttctttctttcaattCAAACTTTTGTTGgattctttgtttctttcttttttctttctttctttttattccaacttaatttgtttgtttttattccagcttgtctttctttgtctttctttctgcttTTCTTCCTTACTGCTTTCTTCCTCATTTAAATTTTTCttactttctgtctgtttttcgtCCTTCATACCttctttttatttcaactttagattttttctttcttgcttagtttctttaaatgtgtttatcttTTCATTCTTTCTTAATTCCTCcattgtgttttaatttttatgctCACTCATTTTGAAGtctattttattttccttcatttttcTATCATTTTTACCTCTCACACAAAAATTCCTTCCTTCTGTGTTGTATCCATCCATTCAGCCTTTAATTACATACTTGTGTCCTTGTTAAGTcctttttgtgtcctttttaaaGTTTCTTATGAAGCATTACATTTCAGATCCATTTTTCATCAGACAGCATCACTCTACCTGAGTGGTTCAAGCACAAAGGTTAATATCATTCCTTTGATTTTGGCACTGTATCCTGTGTCATCACTCAGAAATATCCCACTAAAATTACATTTGACCAAATAAGTGCTGGTGCTCTTTGTTGCGCTCGGATAATCGCTGTGATCCGGTgtgctctcctctctgctgggtAATCAGTCCTGCGAGTGCTGTGGATAGACTGTGGGCCAGGCCAGGTTAGATTATTTATACTGGGTTTAACAGAGAGAGATTGTGGAAGATTGAAAATCTCACCCTCTGCAGCCCTTTAATTACAGCCACTCCATTTATTTTTCTAGTACTCAAAGTATCTGGCTGTGCAGGGAGTGGAGCAGCTGAGTAGATATTAGAAAAGAAATATTGATTATTGAAGGTTTAGGAAGGTCATGTGCAAAGTGTTTGTTGAGGAAATGATAGCTGAATACAGCAGGGTTAAAATACATAGATGAATTGTAGTATGATGATAGTGATTGAAtgtaaaaaaatgacatgaaaagacaaaaaatactaTTTAACAGAAAGACATTGTGAATTTAGCATCTAGATATTGATAGCCCTAATGATTTTTCAAGGAAACTTGGTAATTGTAGAAGACAATAAGCGACAAAATAggataaaacaaaaactaatgCATGAAAATATGTCTCTAAAACATCTGCATGCAGCTTTAATATATAAATGTCTTCAACAGAGAGACTACATTATGCTCTATGTGAATCTATAATGTATGAATGTGAAATTTGAATTACAGTttaaatgtagtaaatttaaatatataatttgtagtcatttgttCAACTTCTAACTTTTAAGTATACCAATGAGTGTTTATTGTAACAGGCTGTGCAGCAGGGGACAGTCCTAAAAGGACTTTGTGAAAACACAACCACCACGTAAGCTCATTTTTAAAGGgaggcagcagagagacagagagcagatgaACGAAACACGATCAGATAGGCAACAAAAAGCAGGCTGGTTTGTGAGCATGAACTGCAGGAACTAGCAAACTGTCCTGGTTGGTCAGTGTTCCAAAAATCTCTAATTCTGGTTTGGTCGAAGTAAAGCCTTAATTCGctgagttagatgtgaaaatatgctggctctacgcgctgtttctgtctcttttagtctctctctctacctTTTACTTTTCCTGTGACGTTATCCCCATCACTCGCAGTTgccatctttctcagctcagctgcctttTCCagcagtagagactgacctctggtggcgtgCACTGTACACTACAATACATCACCTCAAAACAGCAACTCTATCAGTTTAATTACGGGAGTTTTGACAGTACTGAAAATCATACTGTTGGGATTTCTAAATACTCTGGTatactgtaatactgtgataccaCTCAGGCCTTATGGCAGTcctaaaagtattaaaagtaactCATTATGCCACAGGACTCTCCCTGTCAGTCTTATGTTATTCTATAGCCTATATTATATTGGCAGATTACGATCACTGACtgtgtaagcagcatttaaTTGTTGTATCTAGTTGAGGTGAAGTTAATTTGAACTATTTTAAATACTTAATACACTGTTTGGCAATTTAATTTAGAGTATTGTACTTGTATGGTCAAAatacttattttaaaaataatataatagcAGTAGCTACAGTACAGTTATCAATAAATGGAGTTAAAATGAGTTGTGATGAATCAAAGGAATAACATTGCACAAAAATGAACTCAAAGTTCAAGTATCTAAAATACTTCAGTACCGATCTTGATCAAGTGTACTTAGTTAGAGTCGTGTTTAAGCAGTGTTTCCCAGGTGTGTCCCATGTTGTTGATGGTGTGGTCCTGCTGTGTGTTGTGCAGACCCAGCCTCAGACGGCTCCTCTCTAGAGGCCCAGATGAGGCTGAAGCGAGCACGGCTCGCCGAGGACCTGAATGAGAAGCTGGCTCTCAGGCCGGGGCCCCTGGAGCTGGTCCAAAAGAATATCATTCCCCTAGACTCTGCCATCACAATGACAGGTATCAGCAGAGAGATGCtcaacacacattaacacttgCTGCATCTCAACCTGCCTGACTCCACGTTGTGTGTTTGGTAGTGGCATCCACTAGTTTCCCTGAACAGGAGAGCACGCTTCactactgactgtgtgtgtgtgtgtgtgtgtttgttcaggtCCTTTACTAAAcagaacacacagtcacaccatTTTGTCAAACAAGCACCCACTAAAAGTACAGTGTTTATTGTAGATCTTCTATGAACATTATGTTCATCCCCCACAAACAGGTTTGTGACAGTAGCATGAACTGGACATTGCATTTAGCCTGTACACGATACATCTGACCAACAGTGGCCCCTAAATCCAAAGAAATAATTAGCTCCTTACGGACACTTAATGTTAGGAAGCCTTTCATCTAAATCTAAAGTTACAGGCTAAAACTTTGTCTGTGTGGTTGAAAAAGAAATGACTTATAAAGCCTTTGTAACGGGTgacttttaaaaagtcttacCACCAAATGTAGACAAATTAATTTTTTACTCAGAATTAAAGTAATTCACAAGTGTTGACCTCCTCACCTTTACACTCTACTGGACTCCCACTGAACCCAAtctccagaataaatgttggcactatACGTATCGTCACATCATCCCTTCTTCCTGTTCCTGagaaagtcagctcatatacatgtgaTCTGCATCAGACCATACGTATGAAACGTACAAGTGCAACACGtatgtggtttgtagaaacgtacagtgccaacattttcttctggggaCAGGTCTGCTCTTTCAGtacctgtttcctgtttttcctcCTTAATGTGATCCAAATTTCTTGGCAGGAAAaagtatttatttgtatttcgTGCACAGAGAAtgttatttacatattttagaACATTTCAGAAAAACTCTTGATCCAGCCTGGGTTTCCAAGAATGTTGAGGAAAAGGCTTGTTTCCTTTTATATGAGGTGCGTTTACAAATGCATATTGTGGACTGAAGTGTACGGGCAGCCTCCTCCAGTCTTTGATTTAAGCAAGTGCACAACATGCATGCTTAGACACTCCATTGATTTAGCACCGTGCAAAGCATCAGGCCTGAGCTGTCCCACTGCGCCGCTCAGACCTCTGACTGTTTGCCTTCTAATCCTCAACATGTTGCTCACTGTCTCTATATCATTCTTGGCAGTGCGACTAGTGTTTTTTAGACTCTGGTGTTTTAGAGATTTTATGTTTGCCCCCTTGAGCTTCCAGTAAACATGTTGCGTAAAAGAAACGGAGGCCTGCAGTCAGCTGGTTTACACTacctctgcaggaggaggggagcgCCGTTTATTGAGATGAACAGCAGCTGTATTTGGGTCCACCCATTTTCTTCCGAAGTGgcgatgtgtgtgtttgagtttgaGTGCATCCTTGTGTGGGCGTACCTGTGAGTATGTTTgtaccccccccacccctcctcccTGCTTTTGTCTGTGCTTTAACTGGCCTTGATGGCTCCAGTCACCTACAAAGCTCTGTGACAGGACCAGGCTGTTGCGTTCCCCTCGCCTACAGCATTAACCCCTCACCTTAAAGCTCTATATCGCCTGACACAACACTCCCAACGATTGTTTCAACCTCTGTCCGGTAATTTTGGAAACTATGTGACCCGCCGTAACTTCTAAATCAGCCACTTGAAAAGCGGAAGTGTACACGGCTCACAGATTTCCTGCAATTCTGCCATCTCAATCTCCCACTGACATCAAATTGTCTTAAAGACTCATGGAAACAGCATGTACTAGAGCACATGTAGCAGAGAGGGCACACACAGACGAGCAAATTCACACATGACCCGTTcagagtgtgtgttggtgtttgtgACTGTGGAGAGTGAATGAGTTAAACATGAACAGGTGGGAGGAAATGGCATTTAAGACAATGCTGTGCactaagctgtgtgtgtgtgtgttgcaaggTCATTGAGTTGCACAGAATGGGCCTGGTGCTTTGATTGAAACCAGGGTCTGTTCCTGCCTGTCACATGTTTGGATACAAAAAGAGAATCTTATACCtctctgtgcacacacaaacactgacatacacacacacacacaccaacctcTATCCCTGGCTCTGTCCCGTCAGCTCTGTTAGATAGCCGCTCTTAGCTCATCCAATTAAAGCATTGCTCACTATCAGCCAAGCCAATCAGGAGCACAGTGGATGTGAAGAGGCAGTGTCAGTCTCTCACCCACGCAGCGTAACACCTCCAGGCTGAGTGTTGTACTAGGTGTCAGTGACAGACAGGCAGTGTGTGAATACCGCTGGTCACATAGGGAACGTGCTGCGCTTTGCAATGTGCATCTGAGCTGCCCACAAACAGGTCAGTGCAAACACAGGATCAGTCCTGTTAATCACTACTGACTGCAAATTAGCAGAGTCGGCTCGGCAACATAAGCAAACGACCCCAGATCTGTTAACACATTTTGAttgagaaaagaaacaaaaacaaaatctgattGGTGCACAGAAGTCAAGACATCACCTTTTCCTGACTTCAAACCAgggagaagacacaaacagaaacacagaaatctctttaaagtgtttttacataagcagaaaatgtttgtatttgtgtagcGCACATCACTCGTTGTAAGAAAATATCAGAGCATTTAATTCAGGATTAAAGGCCCACTGTGCTTGCCATAGATGTGCGCACTTAGTTTTCCTGTGCACTGAGGGATTATTTGGAAATTTTGGATGCGCACACCTTCAGATTTACCTCCAAATAAATTGCTTAAGACAATCTAGGTAAACTCCTGGCTTTTTCACAACCTGCCCGATCCTCTGACTGCTCATGTTTCTGGCTCCTTTTTTGCAACGATGCTGTGTTCACAGATCTCAGCAGGATCTCAGTGTTATCATAATCAATAAACAACTAAAATAAGGATCAAAGTATCACGTAAAAGCAGACTGTTatatcttttcattttctcagtACTCTTAAAGTAATGCATATTGACCCTTCCTTCTCCCTCTTTGCTTTTCTTACAGTAAACCACGGTAAGTTCCCCAAGCAGGAGGATTCTTATGCATTTGAGGAGGACAGCAGCAGTGAGAGTCTGTCTCCAGAGCAGCACCACAGTGATGAGTCACAGGGCTCAGCCTGCCCTTCATCGGAGGCTGTTGGCAGTacgccctcctcctcttcttcacctGCCCTCACCAGCCCACGACAGGTACGACTCATCTGTCTCTTGACAGCATTGAGGTCAAAGATGCCTGAATTCCCTCCATCTCTGCTCTGTTTTCCTCCGTATGCTCTTCACTCTGACATTGTTGCGACTCTCACAGCTGTTGCCACTGCTTTGCTTCTCCTGCCCCCTTGTGGTGTCAGAGTGAACTGCACCACCCTCCTCAGCCTCCAGTTTTCCACCGAGTGTTGGACTGAGTTGCACTAGGCAGGTGACACATTCCATCCTGCCTGCACAGCTGCCTTTATTTCCTGGCTGCTTACCTTTCACTCACGGTGACCTCATTCCAACGGTCACACCAGCAACGGTCACTTGATTGAAATTCATGCCAGAACATGACTGTTTATATCGGTCAGACTTCTGTCTCTGAAATGCTCCAACTGAATCATCGGCTCTGAATCAGCAACTGGAAATTATTGTTGAGAGCTTTGTGGAACACTTTCACAAATGAAACATCAATCTATGTGCATTTTTGGGTGTAATTATTCCATTTGGATTACAAACCAACTGTCTTGAAAGCAGTCCTCAGTTCAACTTTAAAGGGGAAGTTACTGCAGGAAAAAACTGACTTAAATTGTACAATCAGAGAAAATAATGTCATCagagtaaaaaaataataaaaggacAACAACTACCtactttaatttacttttaccATATACTGTGAGCTAATTGGTGTGTTTTTGAGGGTTTATCCATCAAGCCATTGTATGATCCCTTTGAACTGACAATCAATACTTAACAGTTTACCAAATTAAGGATGAAGAGTAATTAAAGGCATTCCCATCATACTTAGTGTTTGGTGCTAATTAGTACATTAACTAAAATAAGCATAAAAAAGGTAAACATTAACATCTTAACAGGGGACACCATCCAGAGAGACAATCCACACTAATGTTTTGGGACCCCCAAAAAAATGTCGGGAAAAGGGGACCGTGATGGCCACTTACACTGGCACATTTTGCAGCGATAAAGCCCTGTCAACCTCCCATAAAGGCACATTCAGTCATCCACTGCTGCCTCAAAAAAAAGTGTGGCCTCTTCTAGCTGCCATAGCACAGCTGGATACTGTTAGTTAGGACAGTCAGCGAACTCCCCGTAACTACCATACATACAACGTTAGGTGTAAATGTCAGTCTTCTttgcctggggcccccagaGTCAGTGATCACCACTGTTTGTTAAACAAGAGCATGTTGgcactgtcactgtgagcatgttagcatgctgatgatAGCATTTTGTGGAAAGCACTGCTGTGACCAAGCGGCAACCTGTGGGGCTGAAATATGAAGCCAATGTGGGAGTGCCAGAAACtacagttcctcaaatggccacttgaggctggctccagaagtcaTTCAATCCCCATAGTCCCCCATATGAGCATGTCCAATTTTAGAGCTGAAACTGACATGTTTATagcctgatacaaaaaacagttttgatgtcgaaagctaatttcaacattcctTTCagctgtacagggggtgaatttttaaatAGCTTACTTGTTTAAATTTTAGTCAGGCCTATTGCCGCTATGAgtggctgtctgctgatagtgtgcTCGGCGTCTTAGTCAGAACCACACTCTCGAcaatggtcacttctggttccaaatATCCAAAATGGCTACATTAAAATGCTGATCTAGAGCCTTCAAAATTGGACACCACAAACCAGTGGTTGAGAACAAGCTGGCCATATCCAAGTAGTGACCAAGTAGAGCTTCACACAGCTGACACTATAGTGAGGCTGTAGTCTTGCTTTCCAATAAGCCAATGGACTGTTTAATctataaaatgcaataaataaataaataaataaatagtgaaACATGCCCAGAACCACAAGTGCCAGAAGTCCAGTACATAAACATAGTCAACATATAAATGTATGTTTGGGAAGCTGGTGTGTTAGAGTGACTCTGAGTAAACCCACACAAAAAggagtgtttttatttgtgaacaGGGAGGCGCAACCCGAGACCCACCTGATCAAAGCCAGGATGAAGGGCTGTCTGGTGCCAACAACAGCCAGGCTACTCCCCCAATACCTGTTCCTGCTATCGTCAAGGTCAGCAACATTTGAAGAATTTACATTCATCATAACTTTACTACTTAATTAAGTTACTCTTCTTGActtaaaactttttattttcaaatgccCAGTTAAGACCATCATACTATCTCACCCTCCTTTCTCTGAGCAGTCCAAGACGTCAGACAAGAACCGACACAAGAAGCCCAAAGATGTGAAGCCAAAGGTGAAGAAGCTCAAGTACCATCAGTACATTCCTCCGGACCAGAAGGCTGAGAAGTCCCCACCACCCATGGACTCAGCTTACGCCCgactcctccagcagcagcagctcttccTGCAGCTGCAGATCCTCAGCCAGCAGAAGCAcgctcacacacattcacagtcgCAGCAGtcgcagcagcacacacacacccaacagACTCAGGCCCAGCAGCGGCAGCCTGCTTTCAGCTACCAGCCTCACCCACCGACCCAAACCCAAAAGTGAGTCACACAGTAAATCTGATATATCTGAATACTAGTTTTTAAACCTGTATACTTAATGGCTTATTAGACAATTAGACACACTCCATTATTAATAGGTCATTCATAAAGGGTCATTAGGGCAATCGGCTTCATTTAACAATCAGCAACATATTAACTTCAAATTCAAGGCTAGCTGATCAATAAAGCTTTAGCAGAAGACTTATTAACCATTAATACCATTTGTTACAACATTTATAAAGAGTGCCTTATTAAAAAGCGGTTACTGTTGCtatttttacttcactacaacTAATCTACTAATATTTTGCCATTTCAGAGGAGCCAGTGAGCAGCTATCAGCTTGTAGCTCCAGTGCTCCATCCAGCCAAGCCAACAGTAACTCGTCGTCCCCGGTCAAGAACACATATGCCAACCAAAGTAACATCTCCCCGGTCAAACCTGGGCCCCTGCCAGCTAATCTGGATGACCTTAAAGTAGGTGTTACAAAGTGACGTTAAGTTTTCAAAAAAGAGCCTACGGGACTTGTTGACTTGTTGATGTTGACATGCCTCTTTCTGTGCTATGTAAGGTTTCAGAGCTCAGGCAGCACCTGCGTATTCGAGGCATGCCCGTCTCCGGCACCAAGACAGCCCTCATCGAGCGACTACGACCTTTCAAGGACTCCAATACCAGCTCCTCGCCCTCGGGCTCCTCTGACATCACCACAGTGACCTTCCCTGTCACACCCACAGGATCCCTGTCCTCCTACCAGTCCCCATCCTCCTCCAGCGCCCTCTCCCAGGGAGGCTACTACCCTTACCCCAGcacctcctccacccctcccaTCTCTCCGGCCTCCTCAGAGCTGTCCCTCAGCGGCTCTCTTCCTGACAGCTTCAGCGACGTGCCCATGTCCTCGCCAACACAGTTCGCCCTCCAGCCGTCTCCAGCCCAACTCAGCATGGAGGACGGCCTGGGAGGGGGAGGACCAAGGGTGGGGGAGGGTGGAGGTATGGATGGAGTGGATGCTGAAAAAGATAAGATGCTGGTGGAAAAGCAGAAGGTGATTGAGGAGCTGACATGGAAGCTGCATCAGGAGCAGAGACAGGTGAGTAGACGGCAGTGTACCAATCTACAATAACCTTAATTATCaaaatacatatacagtacaggccaaaagtttggacacaccttctcattcaatgcgttttctttattttcatgactatttacattgtagattctcactgaaggcatcaaaactatgaatgaacgcatgtggagttatgtacttaacaaaaaaaggtgaaataactgaaaacatgttttatattctagtttcttcaaaatagccaccctttgctctgattactgctttgcacactcttggcattctctccatgagcttcaagaggtagtcacctgaaatggtttccacttcacaggtgtgccttatcagggttaattagtggaatttcttgctttatcaatggggttgggaccatcagttgtgttgtgcagaagtcaggttaatacacagccgacagccctattggacaactgttaaaattcatattatggcaagaaccaatcagctaactaaagaaaaacgagtggccatcattactttaagaaatgaaggtcagtcagtccggaaaattgcaaaaactttaaatgtgtccccaagtggagtcgcaaaaaccatcaagcgctacaacgaaactggcacacatgaggaccgacccaggaaaggaagaccaagagtcacctctgcttctgaggataagttcatccgagtcaccggcctcagaaatcgcaagttaacagcagctgagatcagagaccagatgaatgccacacagagttctagcagcagacccatctctagaacaactgttaagaggagactgcaccaatcaggccttcatggtcaaatagctgctaggaaaccactactaaggagaggcaacaagcagaagagatttgtttggtccaagaaacacaaggaatggacattagaccagtggaaatctgtgctttggtctgatgagtccaaatttgagatctttggttccaaccgccgtgtctttgtgagacgcagaaaaggtgaacggatggattccacatgcctggttcccactgtgaagcatggaggaggaggtgtgatggtgtgggggtgttttgctggtgacactgttggggatttattcaaaattgaaggcacattgaaccagcatggctaccacagcatcctgcagcgacatgccatcccatccggtttgcgtttagttggacgatcatttatttttcaacaggacaatgaccccaaacacacctccaggctgtgtaagggctatttgaccaagaaggagagtgatggagtgctgcggcagatgacctggcctccacagtcactggacctgaacccaatcgagatggtttggggtgagctggaccgcagagtgaaggcaaaggggccaacaagtgctaaacacctctgggaactccttcaagactgttggaaaaccatttcaggtgactacctcttgaagctcatggagagaatgccaagagtgtgcaaagcagtaatcagagcaaagggtggctattttgaagaaactagaatataaaacatgttttcagttatttcacctttttttgttaagtacataactccacatgtgttcattcatagttttgatgccttcagtggaatctacaatgtaaatagtcatgaaaataaagaaaacgcattgaatgagaaggtgtgtccaaacttttggcctgtactgtatttaaataTCGACTGACACATTCACCTTTATCACCATTCCTGCTAGGTTGAAGAGCTAAGGATGCAGCTCCACAAAAGGAAACGCTGCTATGGAGCAACACAGGACactgctcctcctccatctcaccCCTCCATGCACCACCAGCAGACTCCAGCCATGATGGGCCAGCACTTCTTTGGGGTGACTATCAAGCAGGAGCCCATGTCCTTGTCCTCCAGCTGCCCTCTGTCCTCTCCCAAACAGCTGAAGAGCTCTCCTGGCAGCTGCATGGAGGATATTGGACACTGCAACAACCCCCTCTCAAACATGGGGGGCCCCAGTGGGCCACAGTGTATGGACACTTCCTCTGGCAGCCCCTCCACAATGTCCGCTTTCCTCAGTCCACAGTGCTCACCACAAGACTCCCCCATCggaaagccttccagcagccccCAGCCTTCATCTCCTAACAACCCCTACTTGCTATCACCTCCATTGGGGAGGGACGGCTGTGGTCACCCCCACCCCCAGAGCAATAACAGAGCACGCAACATGCAGGTATGATGTATTTATGGACACAAGTATTACTCTTAAATGTTCCGTGGAGAAGTCAGACAATTTATCTAATATTATACCAAGTGATAGAAAATACCAAGGTTGGAAATACAAATGTTCAATGACATGGCCACCTGCCTTGGCAACGTTGGCTGGTTGC
The nucleotide sequence above comes from Epinephelus lanceolatus isolate andai-2023 chromosome 21, ASM4190304v1, whole genome shotgun sequence. Encoded proteins:
- the myocd gene encoding myocardin isoform X6, with product MNAVKCSEVLVNGPEDRQCPGHLQRATQGHGGATRLTERRNHIVKKQLPSTEGHNVLQLRLQQRRTREQLADQGIMPHPASDGSSLEAQMRLKRARLAEDLNEKLALRPGPLELVQKNIIPLDSAITMTVNHGKFPKQEDSYAFEEDSSSESLSPEQHHSDESQGSACPSSEAVGSTPSSSSSPALTSPRQGGATRDPPDQSQDEGLSGANNSQATPPIPVPAIVKSKTSDKNRHKKPKDVKPKVKKLKYHQYIPPDQKAEKSPPPMDSAYARLLQQQQLFLQLQILSQQKHAHTHSQSQQSQQHTHTQQTQAQQRQPAFSYQPHPPTQTQKGASEQLSACSSSAPSSQANSNSSSPVKNTYANQSNISPVKPGPLPANLDDLKVSELRQHLRIRGMPVSGTKTALIERLRPFKDSNTSSSPSGSSDITTVTFPVTPTGSLSSYQSPSSSSALSQGGYYPYPSTSSTPPISPASSELSLSGSLPDSFSDVPMSSPTQFALQPSPAQLSMEDGLGGGGPRVGEGGGMDGVDAEKDKMLVEKQKVIEELTWKLHQEQRQVEELRMQLHKRKRCYGATQDTAPPPSHPSMHHQQTPAMMGQHFFGVTIKQEPMSLSSSCPLSSPKQLKSSPGSCMEDIGHCNNPLSNMGGPSGPQCMDTSSGSPSTMSAFLSPQCSPQDSPIGKPSSSPQPSSPNNPYLLSPPLGRDGCGHPHPQSNNRARNMQMQQKNGGQAVNCSYPSDQRALQGVFPNSTDCGHSGSAKSENQNMQPKQLTRSQQMDELLDVLIESGGCPGLLIPRFHRHYEHLSPSQLPYDHSANHITESHLENLLGSPVGRGGEVALLKMPTEDGGQEDEGNRDGEGYGSPHNHHRHPHHPQQDKLLTNRDLMDTPLSPIGTKVSTVPEVQGMVSMTFSETPWETMEWLDLTPPSSATAFSIAPPSGPSIFNTEFLDVTDINLNSAMDLHLEHW
- the myocd gene encoding myocardin isoform X3, translated to MTLLGSEHSILIRSKFRSVLQLRLQQRRTREQLADQGIMPHPASDGSSLEAQMRLKRARLAEDLNEKLALRPGPLELVQKNIIPLDSAITMTVNHGKFPKQEDSYAFEEDSSSESLSPEQHHSDESQGSACPSSEAVGSTPSSSSSPALTSPRQGGATRDPPDQSQDEGLSGANNSQATPPIPVPAIVKSKTSDKNRHKKPKDVKPKVKKLKYHQYIPPDQKAEKSPPPMDSAYARLLQQQQLFLQLQILSQQKHAHTHSQSQQSQQHTHTQQTQAQQRQPAFSYQPHPPTQTQKGASEQLSACSSSAPSSQANSNSSSPVKNTYANQSNISPVKPGPLPANLDDLKVSELRQHLRIRGMPVSGTKTALIERLRPFKDSNTSSSPSGSSDITTVTFPVTPTGSLSSYQSPSSSSALSQGGYYPYPSTSSTPPISPASSELSLSGSLPDSFSDVPMSSPTQFALQPSPAQLSMEDGLGGGGPRVGEGGGMDGVDAEKDKMLVEKQKVIEELTWKLHQEQRQVEELRMQLHKRKRCYGATQDTAPPPSHPSMHHQQTPAMMGQHFFGVTIKQEPMSLSSSCPLSSPKQLKSSPGSCMEDIGHCNNPLSNMGGPSGPQCMDTSSGSPSTMSAFLSPQCSPQDSPIGKPSSSPQPSSPNNPYLLSPPLGRDGCGHPHPQSNNRARNMQMQQKNGGQAVNCSYPSDQRALQGVFPNSTDCGHSGSAKSENQNMQPKMSVMPSPRHVGLKCQVPPPAFSSSDSDASVLRQPPCYEDAVKQQLTRSQQMDELLDVLIESGEMPANAREERERASVTKVVPHITVSPGCPGLLIPRFHRHYEHLSPSQLPYDHSANHITESHLENLLGSPVGRGGEVALLKMPTEDGGQEDEGNRDGEGYGSPHNHHRHPHHPQQDKLLTNRDLMDTPLSPIGTKVSTVPEVQGMVSMTFSETPWETMEWLDLTPPSSATAFSIAPPSGPSIFNTEFLDVTDINLNSAMDLHLEHW
- the myocd gene encoding myocardin isoform X8, translated to MTLLGSEHSILIRSKFRSVLQLRLQQRRTREQLADQGIMPLNHGKFPKQEDSYAFEEDSSSESLSPEQHHSDESQGSACPSSEAVGSTPSSSSSPALTSPRQGGATRDPPDQSQDEGLSGANNSQATPPIPVPAIVKSKTSDKNRHKKPKDVKPKVKKLKYHQYIPPDQKAEKSPPPMDSAYARLLQQQQLFLQLQILSQQKHAHTHSQSQQSQQHTHTQQTQAQQRQPAFSYQPHPPTQTQKGASEQLSACSSSAPSSQANSNSSSPVKNTYANQSNISPVKPGPLPANLDDLKVSELRQHLRIRGMPVSGTKTALIERLRPFKDSNTSSSPSGSSDITTVTFPVTPTGSLSSYQSPSSSSALSQGGYYPYPSTSSTPPISPASSELSLSGSLPDSFSDVPMSSPTQFALQPSPAQLSMEDGLGGGGPRVGEGGGMDGVDAEKDKMLVEKQKVIEELTWKLHQEQRQVEELRMQLHKRKRCYGATQDTAPPPSHPSMHHQQTPAMMGQHFFGVTIKQEPMSLSSSCPLSSPKQLKSSPGSCMEDIGHCNNPLSNMGGPSGPQCMDTSSGSPSTMSAFLSPQCSPQDSPIGKPSSSPQPSSPNNPYLLSPPLGRDGCGHPHPQSNNRARNMQMQQKNGGQAVNCSYPSDQRALQGVFPNSTDCGHSGSAKSENQNMQPKMSVMPSPRHVGLKCQVPPPAFSSSDSDASVLRQPPCYEDAVKQQLTRSQQMDELLDVLIESGEMPANAREERERASVTKVVPHITVSPGCPGLLIPRFHRHYEHLSPSQLPYDHSANHITESHLENLLGSPVGRGGEVALLKMPTEDGGQEDEGNRDGEGYGSPHNHHRHPHHPQQDKLLTNRDLMDTPLSPIGTKVSTVPEVQGMVSMTFSETPWETMEWLDLTPPSSATAFSIAPPSGPSIFNTEFLDVTDINLNSAMDLHLEHW